The Candidatus Eisenbacteria bacterium nucleotide sequence CTACTTCCGCGTGCTGAACGCGAACCGCGCGGTGCTCGAGGTGGAGAACTACCTCTACGCGACCTCGCAGATCGCGCAGACGACGCTCCGGAGCACGCTCGGCGAGTCCGAGCTGGACGAGCTCCTGGCGCAGCGGGACAAGATCAACAAGGAGCTCCAGCGGGTGATCGACGGACACACCGAGCCCTGGGGGATCAAGGTGAGCACGGTCGAGGTGAAGAACGTCGATCTGCCCCAGGAGATGCAGCGCGCCATCGCGCGCCAGGCCGAGGCCGAGCGCGAGCGCCGCGCGAAGATCATCAACGCCGAGGGCGAGCTCCAGGCGAGCCAGAAGCTCTCCGAGGCCGCGGCGGTGATCGCGCGCGAGCCGATCGCGCTCCAGCTCCGCTACCTCCAGACCCTCGCGGAGATCGCGACCGAGAACAACTCGACGACGCTCTTTCCGGTGCCGATCGACCTCTTCGAGCCGATCATCAGGGCTCGGAACGCCGCGC carries:
- a CDS encoding slipin family protein — encoded protein: MFSYSVLTLIILAVLLLSSAIKVLREYERGVVFRLGRAIGAKGPGLIFLIPIVDKMVRVPLRTVAMDVPPQDVITRDNVTVKVNAVIYFRVLNANRAVLEVENYLYATSQIAQTTLRSTLGESELDELLAQRDKINKELQRVIDGHTEPWGIKVSTVEVKNVDLPQEMQRAIARQAEAERERRAKIINAEGELQASQKLSEAAAVIAREPIALQLRYLQTLAEIATENNSTTLFPVPIDLFEPIIRARNAALAAGPRT